In Paenibacillus sonchi, a single genomic region encodes these proteins:
- a CDS encoding helix-turn-helix domain-containing protein: protein MIREGAVWSRCSFEKMFEKQDMLERLDICIEWGHYEIKVLRFHLTSFPAGKVIDFHKHAEFEFHFIPRGRGKVILSGQQYSLSEGMLYLTGPGVIHYQEADAGEAMDELCLHVDITAKEREGVDPWEAAEAEETMVKLRALPVVPAHDYHRAMYCFLEAYEACDGKLLGYYTSIKQLVISILLKTIRAYDSGDNRAEAPVRNMAAYRYEYAVQYMEANHKIPVTLDNVAEKLHISSRQLQRIFKQVQPERPFSRILEEIRLQAVCRALEENLSSIEQIAQDSGFTNANYLHAVFRKRLGMTPAAFRALRQQSNSK, encoded by the coding sequence ATGATCCGGGAAGGTGCCGTATGGAGCCGGTGTTCATTTGAAAAAATGTTTGAGAAGCAGGATATGCTGGAACGTCTCGATATATGCATCGAATGGGGGCATTACGAGATCAAGGTGCTCCGCTTCCACTTGACCTCTTTTCCGGCAGGCAAAGTTATAGATTTCCACAAGCATGCGGAGTTTGAATTTCATTTCATCCCGCGCGGGCGGGGAAAGGTCATTCTCAGCGGGCAGCAATATTCTCTTTCGGAAGGCATGCTCTATCTGACCGGGCCGGGTGTGATCCACTACCAGGAAGCGGATGCCGGGGAAGCTATGGACGAACTGTGCCTGCATGTGGATATTACAGCCAAAGAAAGGGAAGGCGTTGACCCCTGGGAAGCCGCCGAAGCCGAGGAGACTATGGTCAAGCTGCGGGCTTTGCCTGTGGTTCCGGCGCATGATTATCATCGGGCGATGTACTGCTTTTTGGAAGCCTATGAAGCATGTGACGGGAAACTGCTCGGATATTACACTTCTATTAAACAACTGGTGATCAGCATCTTGTTGAAGACCATCAGGGCGTATGACAGCGGGGACAACCGTGCAGAAGCACCAGTGCGGAATATGGCAGCGTACAGATACGAATATGCGGTCCAGTATATGGAAGCCAATCATAAAATCCCTGTAACCCTGGACAATGTGGCGGAAAAGCTCCATATCAGCAGCAGACAGCTGCAGCGGATCTTCAAACAGGTTCAGCCGGAACGGCCGTTTAGCCGGATTCTTGAGGAAATCCGCCTGCAGGCAGTATGCCGTGCATTGGAAGAGAATTTATCCTCCATTGAGCAGATCGCCCAAGATTCGGGATTTACCAATGCCAATTATCTGCATGCTGTGTTCCGCAAACGTCTGGGCATGACGCCCGCAGCGTTCCGCGCGCTCAGACAGCAATCCAATTCAAAGTGA
- a CDS encoding Gfo/Idh/MocA family protein translates to MTLRIGVLSLWHVHAWDYIKQVQEHEDTVIAAVWDEDPVRGQAAAEQLNVPFYASLADLLAEDDIDGVIVDAPTRMHTEVLTAAAKAGKHIFTEKVIAATLKEANAILSEVSKQGVTLTVSLPRLYDGYTLAIQEVLRQGLLGTVTYVRVRLSHDGAIAGWLPAHFYNLEDCQGGALIDLGCHPMYLTRLFLGQAVTGVSASFGYVTGKEVEDNAVTTLSTDSGAIGVVEAGFVNSHSPFAIEVHGTEGTLLYGTPDQKLLIRTKAAGEVYQEWTEWPLPAPEESAFRQWVAHIQANTFAEDNVQAALELTRLMEAANLAAREGRTILLKALID, encoded by the coding sequence GTGACGCTTAGAATCGGTGTATTAAGCTTATGGCATGTGCACGCCTGGGATTATATCAAGCAGGTCCAGGAACATGAGGATACCGTGATCGCTGCCGTGTGGGATGAAGATCCCGTACGGGGGCAGGCGGCTGCCGAGCAGTTGAACGTTCCTTTTTATGCATCACTGGCCGATCTGCTTGCGGAGGATGATATAGACGGCGTTATTGTGGATGCGCCCACCCGTATGCACACGGAGGTGCTGACCGCTGCCGCCAAAGCCGGAAAACACATTTTTACAGAAAAAGTGATTGCCGCGACTCTGAAAGAAGCCAACGCCATTCTCTCCGAGGTCTCCAAGCAGGGGGTAACCTTGACCGTTTCTTTGCCTCGTCTGTATGACGGGTACACCTTAGCGATTCAAGAGGTTCTCCGTCAGGGCCTGCTTGGCACCGTTACTTACGTCAGAGTGCGCTTGTCGCATGACGGAGCGATTGCCGGCTGGCTGCCGGCCCATTTTTATAATCTGGAGGACTGCCAGGGGGGAGCTTTGATTGATCTAGGGTGCCATCCGATGTACCTCACCAGACTCTTCCTGGGCCAAGCGGTGACCGGGGTTAGCGCAAGCTTTGGTTATGTCACCGGCAAGGAAGTGGAAGATAATGCCGTTACGACCCTTTCTACGGATTCCGGAGCGATCGGCGTCGTTGAAGCGGGCTTCGTCAACAGCCATTCACCTTTTGCAATCGAAGTGCATGGCACGGAAGGGACGCTGCTGTACGGGACACCGGACCAGAAGCTGCTGATTCGCACGAAGGCGGCAGGAGAGGTCTATCAGGAATGGACCGAATGGCCTCTGCCAGCCCCCGAAGAAAGCGCATTCCGGCAATGGGTGGCTCATATCCAAGCGAATACTTTTGCCGAGGACAATGTACAGGCAGCCTTAGAACTGACAAGGCTTATGGAAGCGGCGAACCTTGCGGCCAGGGAAGGCCGTACGATACTTTTGAAAGCGCTGATAGATTAG
- a CDS encoding Gfo/Idh/MocA family protein codes for MSTTYRIGIIGCGGIANGKHLPSLSKLQNVELAAFCDIIEERAEEARQKYGSAEAKVYTRYTELLKDGSLDIVHVLTPNISHAEISIAALEAGKHVMCEKPMAKTAAEAKAMLEAAKRTGKKLTIGYNNRFREDSLYLKQLCEAGELGSIYFAKAHAIRRRAVPTWGVFLDEEKQGGGPLIDIGTHALDLTLWMMDNYQPKVVLGTTHHELSRRENAANAWGPWDPKQFSVEDSAFGMIVMENGATIMLESSWALNSLDVDEAKCSLSGTEAGADMKQGLRINGEKLGRLYTNEIELSAGGVAFYEGRQESAPDTEMRQWIEAIDQDKEPVVTPEQAYVVSRILEALYESSRTGKAIYLNEQDSR; via the coding sequence ATGAGTACAACGTATCGGATAGGTATTATCGGTTGTGGCGGTATTGCTAACGGCAAGCATCTTCCCAGCCTGAGCAAGCTTCAGAATGTAGAGCTGGCCGCTTTTTGTGACATTATTGAAGAGCGGGCGGAAGAGGCCCGGCAGAAGTATGGAAGCGCAGAGGCAAAAGTATATACCCGATACACAGAGTTATTAAAAGATGGTTCGCTTGATATAGTCCATGTGCTTACCCCTAACATCTCCCATGCGGAAATTTCAATTGCCGCCTTGGAGGCCGGCAAGCATGTAATGTGCGAAAAACCGATGGCCAAAACAGCGGCGGAAGCCAAAGCAATGCTTGAAGCCGCCAAACGGACCGGCAAAAAACTGACGATCGGCTACAACAACCGTTTCAGGGAGGACAGCTTGTATCTTAAGCAGCTGTGCGAAGCCGGGGAGCTTGGCTCCATTTATTTTGCCAAGGCCCATGCCATCCGCCGCAGAGCTGTACCAACTTGGGGAGTGTTCCTGGATGAGGAGAAGCAGGGCGGCGGACCGTTGATTGATATCGGCACCCATGCGCTGGATTTGACCCTGTGGATGATGGACAACTATCAGCCCAAGGTGGTTCTCGGCACCACCCACCACGAGCTTTCACGGAGAGAGAATGCAGCCAATGCCTGGGGACCGTGGGACCCGAAGCAATTTTCGGTGGAGGATTCGGCCTTCGGGATGATTGTCATGGAGAATGGCGCCACTATTATGCTGGAGTCCAGCTGGGCGCTGAATTCGCTGGATGTCGATGAGGCCAAATGCAGCCTGAGCGGAACGGAAGCGGGAGCCGACATGAAACAAGGACTGCGCATTAATGGCGAGAAGCTGGGCCGTTTATATACGAACGAGATTGAGCTTAGTGCGGGCGGAGTGGCCTTCTACGAAGGCAGACAGGAAAGCGCACCGGATACCGAAATGCGCCAGTGGATTGAGGCGATTGACCAGGACAAAGAACCGGTGGTGACGCCTGAACAGGCCTACGTGGTTTCCCGGATTTTAGAAGCCCTCTATGAATCCTCGCGTACGGGCAAGGCCATTTATCTGAATGAACAGGACAGCAGATAA